In the genome of Fervidobacterium nodosum Rt17-B1, the window CGTAACGATATTCATAAGAGAATATTTTTCTTTTAGCTTAGACACACAATCACCTCAAGCCAAAAATTTCTTTGAAATAGATTATATAACAATTACTCGAAAAATCAAGAGCTTTATTTGTATGCAGTAACAAATAATAAAAAATTTGGAGGTGTCCTCCATGTTAGAAGTTTGGAAAAAATGGAATGTAAGAGGTGTTGTTCAAGGTGTTGGTTTTCGCCATTTTGTCAAAAACGTTGCAAGAGCAATAGGTGTCAGAGGTTATGTGAAAAATGAAGACGATGGAAGTGTTACAATAGTTGCTGGAGGTAACGATGAGCAAATAAAAGAGCTCTTTAGAAGAATCATGGAAGGAAATGGTTGGAGTTACATTTCCGATTACGACGAAATTGATTTACCAAAACAAGAATACAAAGACTTTCATGTAGAATTTTAGAGAGGAGATGGTTTGATGAATATAGTCTGCTATGGATTACAGTGGGGGGACGAAGGAAAAGGAAAAGTTACGACATATCTTTCAAGAGAGTTTGACTACGTTGTACGGTACAGTGGTGGAAGCAACGCAGGTCATACTGTTAACTACGGTGAATTTAAACTTGTCCATCACCTCGTACCATCTTTTGATATAAGAGGAAATACCAAAGCTTACATAGCAA includes:
- a CDS encoding acylphosphatase, giving the protein MLEVWKKWNVRGVVQGVGFRHFVKNVARAIGVRGYVKNEDDGSVTIVAGGNDEQIKELFRRIMEGNGWSYISDYDEIDLPKQEYKDFHVEF